A window of Sulfurovum riftiae contains these coding sequences:
- a CDS encoding ATP-grasp domain-containing protein, whose translation MKKKNILFINGIPDDKKVAIHTILKDGRIGWGTSGSANIADFIENDFFNRSMVTFDTNPEQDIELDNIHAVFNHIADADSHKTTLEKVENFYKSVSGKVPFFNPPANILKTTRDNIYQLLQGIDKLHVPKTVRIQPKLPSDIYNTIEKEDFKYPIIFRQAGDHGGVSTILIEDATEEFYAFPLDGRDYYLTQFVDYADEDGIYAKYRLIVVGGEVFIRHAIFGKEWMVHGSNQIEKEESSTYKQPIADSFIEKIKPLIQPTITEVYNYLGLDYFGIDCYIDNEMNLLIFEINANMRVSIIKNPEKNEFKQHVDMIRQALIKILST comes from the coding sequence ATGAAAAAAAAGAATATCCTCTTCATCAACGGTATACCTGATGACAAAAAGGTAGCGATCCACACCATATTAAAAGATGGGCGTATTGGTTGGGGGACAAGCGGAAGTGCCAATATTGCTGATTTTATTGAAAATGATTTTTTTAACAGATCTATGGTAACTTTTGATACCAATCCGGAGCAAGATATAGAACTTGACAATATTCATGCTGTTTTCAATCATATTGCAGATGCAGACAGCCACAAAACAACACTTGAAAAAGTGGAAAACTTTTATAAGTCTGTCTCTGGAAAAGTACCTTTCTTTAATCCTCCTGCAAATATCTTAAAAACAACCAGAGACAACATTTATCAACTGCTTCAAGGGATCGATAAATTGCATGTACCTAAAACTGTTAGGATACAGCCCAAATTACCTTCTGATATCTATAATACTATTGAAAAAGAAGACTTTAAATACCCTATTATTTTTCGGCAGGCAGGTGATCATGGGGGTGTCAGTACTATATTGATCGAAGATGCAACAGAAGAGTTTTATGCTTTCCCTTTGGATGGACGTGATTATTATCTTACGCAGTTTGTAGATTATGCTGATGAAGATGGTATTTATGCAAAGTATCGTCTGATTGTTGTGGGTGGTGAAGTATTTATACGTCATGCTATTTTTGGGAAAGAGTGGATGGTACATGGTAGCAATCAGATAGAAAAAGAAGAGTCCAGCACCTACAAACAACCAATTGCAGATAGTTTTATTGAAAAGATAAAGCCATTGATTCAGCCAACAATCACTGAAGTTTACAATTACTTAGGGCTAGACTATTTTGGAATTGATTGTTATATTGATAATGAAATGAATCTACTGATTTTTGAGATCAATGCCAATATGCGTGTTTCAATAATAAAAAACCCAGAGAAGAATGAGTTTAAACAACATGTTGACATGATACGTCAAGCATTAATCAAAATACTGTCAACCTAA
- a CDS encoding FtsK/SpoIIIE family DNA translocase, producing MKIAIIITAILFMYAAFSTLFHETALVGHIGKTVGETNLYLFGYFAYVNIFLLFYPLYKLYTQPKVRKEIDFYLGWILLFIGAVVFESLVLESKHIGFLGTQIVTFLSPLIGKAGLWLLWLMIMALSLVFILEDDFSWKSLLPQKKEKGRKAKKSEGSSGELFKKMGSGIKKLLKTIFTNPFSSPRLEDEMMPIIDVIEEKPAKTRKPRKTAAKKKTLPKPKERVVTEVDEIDDPVLNEILELEHEAEEALDLTEKRPAASSKSGVEIVEELEENSKLLEQIEKGKVTKPKNFKLPKLDFLQKAPKATKKMNEAEIDRKIEELLSKLAQFKVDGDVIRTYSGPLVTTFEFKPAPNVKVSKILGLQDDLAMALSAETIRIQAPIPGRDVVGIEIPNENIDTIYLREILESDLFKESKSPLTVALGKDIVGKPFITDIKKLPHLLIAGTTGSGKSVGINAMILSLLYRNDPEHLKLMLIDPKMLEFASYEDIPHLITPVITEPVKAIAALANMVGEMERRYKLMAEARTKNIENYNEKAKKTGAETFPYIVVVIDELADLMMNGGKEVELSIARLAQKSRACGIHLIVATQRPSVDVVTGLIKANLPSRLSYRVGSRIDSKVILDSLGADSLLGRGDGLFTPPGSTGLVRIHAPWNTEEEIEEVVEFIKAQRAPEYDESYLVTGGAAGGGTNNEGGEVDLDPLFEEAKQIVLSDKKTSISYLQRKLQIGYNRSANIIEQLEAMGILSAPNAKGNRDIL from the coding sequence GTGAAAATCGCTATTATCATCACGGCCATTCTCTTTATGTATGCTGCTTTTTCGACACTTTTCCATGAAACGGCACTGGTCGGGCATATCGGCAAAACAGTAGGTGAAACGAACCTCTATCTTTTCGGTTATTTTGCCTATGTCAATATCTTCCTCCTTTTTTATCCGCTGTATAAGCTCTATACGCAGCCCAAGGTAAGAAAAGAGATCGATTTCTATCTGGGATGGATCCTTCTTTTCATCGGTGCCGTTGTTTTTGAATCTTTGGTTTTGGAGAGTAAGCATATCGGTTTCCTCGGTACGCAGATCGTCACTTTCCTTTCGCCGCTCATCGGCAAGGCAGGCCTCTGGCTGCTGTGGCTGATGATCATGGCACTCTCCCTGGTCTTCATCCTCGAGGATGATTTTTCATGGAAGTCACTTCTCCCTCAGAAAAAAGAGAAGGGCAGAAAGGCCAAAAAAAGTGAAGGCAGTTCGGGTGAACTCTTCAAGAAGATGGGGAGCGGTATTAAAAAACTGTTGAAAACGATCTTTACCAACCCGTTCTCCTCTCCAAGGCTTGAAGATGAGATGATGCCGATCATCGATGTGATAGAAGAAAAACCTGCAAAGACCCGTAAACCGAGAAAAACAGCAGCAAAAAAGAAGACGCTGCCCAAGCCCAAAGAGCGAGTGGTCACAGAGGTTGATGAAATAGACGATCCGGTACTCAATGAGATCCTCGAACTTGAACATGAAGCCGAAGAGGCGCTTGATCTTACAGAGAAACGTCCTGCTGCCAGCAGCAAGAGCGGTGTGGAGATCGTAGAGGAGCTCGAAGAGAATTCCAAACTGCTCGAACAGATAGAGAAGGGGAAAGTGACGAAGCCGAAAAACTTCAAACTGCCCAAGCTTGATTTTCTGCAAAAAGCACCCAAAGCTACCAAAAAGATGAATGAAGCGGAGATCGACAGGAAGATCGAAGAGCTGCTCTCAAAACTGGCACAGTTCAAGGTCGATGGAGATGTCATACGTACCTACAGCGGCCCGTTGGTGACGACCTTCGAGTTCAAACCCGCACCCAACGTAAAGGTCTCGAAGATCCTCGGCCTGCAGGATGACCTTGCCATGGCGCTCAGTGCGGAGACCATCCGTATACAGGCACCCATACCCGGACGCGATGTCGTGGGTATCGAGATCCCCAATGAGAATATAGATACGATCTATCTGCGTGAGATCCTTGAAAGTGACCTTTTCAAAGAGTCCAAATCACCGCTGACCGTTGCACTGGGAAAAGACATTGTCGGCAAACCGTTCATTACGGACATCAAGAAGCTTCCGCATCTGCTGATCGCGGGAACGACAGGTTCAGGTAAATCGGTTGGGATCAATGCCATGATCCTCTCTTTGCTTTACAGAAACGACCCGGAGCATCTCAAGCTGATGCTGATCGATCCGAAAATGCTGGAGTTTGCCAGTTACGAAGATATCCCCCATTTGATCACGCCTGTCATTACCGAGCCGGTAAAAGCGATCGCGGCCCTGGCCAATATGGTGGGAGAGATGGAACGCCGTTACAAACTGATGGCGGAAGCACGTACAAAAAATATTGAGAACTATAATGAAAAGGCCAAAAAAACGGGTGCTGAAACATTTCCGTATATCGTAGTGGTCATTGATGAACTGGCAGACCTCATGATGAACGGCGGGAAAGAGGTGGAACTTTCCATCGCCCGTCTGGCACAGAAGTCCAGGGCCTGCGGTATCCACCTGATCGTTGCTACACAGCGTCCAAGCGTCGATGTCGTGACCGGACTCATCAAGGCGAACCTGCCGTCAAGACTGAGTTACCGTGTCGGTTCCCGTATTGACTCCAAAGTTATTTTGGACTCTTTGGGAGCAGACAGTCTGCTTGGTCGTGGTGACGGACTCTTTACACCTCCCGGATCAACAGGGCTCGTACGTATCCATGCACCCTGGAATACGGAAGAAGAGATAGAAGAGGTCGTAGAGTTTATCAAGGCACAGCGTGCACCGGAGTATGACGAGAGTTATCTTGTCACCGGCGGTGCGGCCGGAGGTGGCACCAACAATGAAGGAGGAGAGGTCGATCTCGACCCGCTTTTCGAAGAAGCCAAGCAGATCGTTCTGAGTGACAAAAAGACCTCTATCTCCTATCTGCAGAGGAAGCTGCAGATAGGATACAACCGTTCTGCCAACATCATTGAGCAGCTTGAAGCGATGGGAATCCTCTCCGCACCCAATGCAAAAGGTAACAGAGATATTCTCTAA
- the acnB gene encoding bifunctional aconitate hydratase 2/2-methylisocitrate dehydratase, producing MALVEEYKAHTEERAKLGVPPLALTADQTAELVELLKADPIVEKEYLLDLLKNKVPAGVDDAAYVKAAFLNAIVQGDAKSSAITKFEAVEILGAMLGGYNIGPLIDALRNADVAVAQEAADQLKNTILVYGDFDTVKTLMDEGNEFAKQVIESWANAEWFTNKPELEKEITLTVYKIPGETNTDDLSPASEAFTRADIPLHANSFLQSRMEKPLETMAELKKKGHPLAYVGDVVGTGSSRKSGINSVQWHMGRDIPGIPNKRTGGVVIGDIIAPIFFNTAEDSGCLPIQAPVANLETGDVITVKPFEGVIEKDGKVVSEFTLEPNTLPDEMRAGGRIPLIIGKGLTAKAREALGMPAADIFMTPTLPEDDGKGYTLAQKMVGKACGMEGVKPGTYCEPVCTTVGSQDTTGPMTRDEIKELAALSFGADFVLQSFCHTAAYPKPADINLQHTLPKFWTERKGFILRPGDGVIHSWLNRMCLPDTVGTGGDSHTRFPIGISFPAGSGLVAFAAVTGMMPLTMPESVLVRFKGEMQPGITLRDLVNAIPHQAIKEGLLTVEKAGKKNIFAGRVLEIEGLEDLKCEQAFELSDASAERSAAACTVKLNREPIVEYLESNIVLIEELIAQGYEDKKTLQRRADKMREWIENGELLEADSDAQYAAVIEIDMNEIKEPILACPNDPDDVKTLTEIHEAGLRTEIDEVFVGSCMTNIGLFRALGEVLKGEGQVPTKLWICPPTKMDEHTLIEEGYYSIFGTAGARTEIPGCSLCMGNQAQVAQGAYVFSTSTRNFDNRLGKDSQVYLGSSELAAVVALKGKLPTAEEYMEIVPKKIRPEMTDEVYRYLNFNKVAKEDLEAMVE from the coding sequence ATGGCCTTAGTAGAAGAATATAAAGCACACACGGAAGAACGTGCGAAACTCGGTGTACCGCCGTTGGCATTGACTGCCGATCAGACAGCGGAACTCGTTGAACTGCTTAAAGCAGACCCGATCGTAGAAAAAGAATATCTGCTTGACCTTTTGAAGAACAAGGTACCAGCAGGTGTGGATGACGCAGCTTACGTCAAAGCGGCATTCCTGAATGCGATCGTTCAGGGTGATGCAAAAAGCAGTGCCATTACAAAGTTCGAAGCGGTTGAGATCCTTGGTGCGATGCTTGGTGGTTACAATATTGGCCCACTTATCGATGCATTGAGAAATGCAGATGTGGCAGTCGCTCAGGAAGCAGCGGACCAGCTCAAGAACACTATTCTGGTCTATGGTGATTTCGATACGGTCAAGACACTGATGGATGAAGGTAACGAATTCGCCAAGCAGGTGATCGAATCATGGGCGAACGCAGAGTGGTTCACGAACAAGCCTGAGTTGGAAAAAGAGATCACACTTACAGTATACAAGATCCCCGGTGAGACCAATACAGACGACCTCTCTCCTGCATCCGAGGCATTTACAAGAGCGGATATCCCGCTTCATGCGAACTCTTTCCTCCAGTCAAGAATGGAAAAGCCTCTTGAGACAATGGCAGAGTTGAAGAAAAAAGGCCATCCTCTTGCCTACGTAGGTGACGTTGTCGGTACAGGTTCTTCCCGAAAATCAGGGATCAACTCCGTACAGTGGCACATGGGTAGGGATATCCCCGGTATCCCTAACAAGAGAACCGGCGGTGTGGTCATTGGTGATATCATCGCTCCTATCTTCTTCAACACAGCAGAAGATTCAGGCTGTCTGCCTATTCAGGCACCGGTTGCGAATCTTGAGACAGGTGATGTGATCACTGTGAAGCCTTTCGAAGGGGTGATCGAGAAAGACGGTAAAGTGGTTTCAGAGTTTACACTTGAGCCTAACACGCTTCCGGATGAAATGAGAGCGGGCGGACGTATCCCGTTGATCATCGGTAAAGGCCTGACTGCCAAGGCAAGAGAAGCTTTGGGAATGCCTGCTGCCGACATCTTCATGACTCCGACACTGCCGGAAGATGACGGTAAAGGGTACACACTTGCACAGAAGATGGTAGGTAAAGCCTGTGGTATGGAGGGTGTGAAGCCTGGTACATACTGTGAGCCTGTCTGTACGACTGTCGGTTCTCAGGATACAACAGGTCCAATGACAAGAGATGAGATCAAAGAGCTTGCGGCACTAAGCTTCGGTGCGGATTTCGTACTTCAGTCTTTCTGTCACACAGCGGCATACCCGAAACCTGCCGACATCAACCTTCAGCATACACTGCCGAAATTCTGGACAGAGAGAAAAGGGTTCATCCTCAGACCGGGTGACGGTGTTATCCACAGCTGGCTGAACAGAATGTGTCTGCCTGACACAGTCGGTACAGGTGGAGACAGCCATACGCGTTTCCCTATCGGTATCTCATTCCCCGCGGGTTCAGGGCTTGTTGCGTTCGCAGCGGTAACAGGTATGATGCCTCTTACCATGCCTGAGTCTGTTCTTGTAAGATTCAAAGGTGAAATGCAGCCGGGTATTACACTCAGAGACCTCGTAAATGCGATCCCTCACCAGGCGATCAAAGAAGGTCTTCTGACAGTTGAAAAAGCCGGTAAGAAAAACATCTTTGCAGGCCGTGTACTTGAGATCGAAGGCCTTGAAGACCTTAAGTGTGAGCAGGCGTTCGAGCTTTCCGATGCATCAGCAGAGCGTTCTGCAGCAGCCTGTACGGTCAAGCTCAACAGAGAGCCGATCGTTGAGTACCTTGAGTCCAACATCGTTCTTATCGAAGAGTTGATCGCTCAGGGATATGAAGACAAAAAGACACTTCAGAGACGTGCAGACAAGATGAGAGAGTGGATCGAGAACGGTGAGCTCCTTGAAGCTGACAGTGATGCACAGTACGCTGCGGTGATCGAGATCGATATGAACGAGATCAAAGAGCCGATCCTGGCTTGTCCTAACGATCCGGATGATGTGAAAACATTGACAGAGATCCACGAAGCAGGCCTCAGAACAGAGATCGATGAAGTTTTCGTCGGTTCATGTATGACAAATATCGGTCTTTTCAGAGCATTGGGTGAGGTCCTCAAAGGTGAAGGCCAGGTTCCGACGAAACTATGGATATGTCCTCCGACAAAGATGGATGAGCATACACTGATCGAAGAGGGTTACTACTCTATCTTCGGTACTGCCGGTGCAAGAACGGAGATCCCTGGATGTTCACTCTGTATGGGTAACCAGGCGCAGGTGGCACAGGGTGCATACGTCTTCTCGACTTCTACAAGAAACTTCGACAACAGACTGGGTAAAGATTCTCAGGTCTATCTTGGTTCTTCCGAGCTTGCGGCTGTGGTCGCACTCAAAGGTAAGCTTCCAACAGCCGAAGAGTACATGGAGATCGTTCCCAAGAAGATCAGACCTGAAATGACGGATGAAGTCTACAGATATCTGAACTTCAACAAGGTTGCCAAAGAAGATCTTGAAGCGATGGTCGAATAA
- a CDS encoding L,D-transpeptidase, with amino-acid sequence MKRIVLALLLLSIVLNARDRELIPVSKTEFVYIDKSGNEHDIDLTGKDFILVSVREEDSDGRVYAVDRDGTVWLSGGISSGEEMGFTPSGKWKVLHKKRYYTSKKYPEPDGSNNMDYSLFFTPWGHALHKGNIDYSSHGCIHIDKKDIPLLYNWAWVGMPVLITRHRYMQFARSDLRRIYSTNKKYTRRRGHK; translated from the coding sequence ATGAAGCGTATTGTGCTTGCTCTGCTTTTACTTTCCATTGTCCTGAATGCACGGGACAGAGAACTCATTCCAGTTTCAAAAACGGAATTCGTCTACATTGACAAGAGTGGTAATGAGCATGATATCGATCTTACAGGCAAAGATTTCATCCTGGTATCGGTAAGGGAAGAGGACAGTGACGGCCGTGTTTATGCCGTGGACCGTGACGGAACGGTATGGTTGAGTGGCGGTATCTCTTCAGGTGAAGAGATGGGCTTTACACCTTCGGGGAAATGGAAAGTATTACATAAAAAGCGTTATTACACTTCAAAAAAATATCCGGAACCCGACGGCAGTAACAACATGGACTACAGCCTCTTTTTTACACCGTGGGGACATGCTCTGCATAAAGGGAATATCGACTACTCCTCGCACGGTTGTATCCATATAGACAAAAAAGATATACCTCTGCTTTACAACTGGGCATGGGTAGGTATGCCTGTACTCATTACACGCCATCGTTATATGCAGTTTGCACGTTCTGATTTGAGGCGTATCTACAGTACGAACAAAAAATATACACGTAGACGCGGACATAAATAA
- the ndhC gene encoding NADH-quinone oxidoreductase subunit A yields the protein METFMIYAAGVTVGVFLLYFLGVALAPYAPDSVKDDHFECGLPASSAVPKKANFGFFVYAIMFIVADMTGLFFTLFVYSESKHSSLIASLFAIIMAVAVTIAMKEHKHAENS from the coding sequence ATGGAAACTTTTATGATCTATGCTGCCGGTGTAACAGTTGGGGTATTTCTGCTCTATTTTCTGGGTGTGGCACTTGCTCCCTATGCACCTGACTCAGTAAAAGATGACCACTTCGAATGTGGTCTTCCCGCTTCCAGTGCCGTTCCCAAAAAAGCCAATTTCGGCTTTTTTGTCTATGCCATCATGTTCATCGTGGCAGACATGACCGGACTCTTTTTTACGCTTTTTGTTTACAGTGAGAGTAAACACTCCTCCCTGATAGCATCACTGTTCGCCATTATCATGGCTGTAGCTGTTACCATTGCCATGAAGGAACACAAACATGCTGAAAATTCTTGA
- a CDS encoding NADH-quinone oxidoreductase subunit B: protein MLKILDFFDYAKSESLWMAHFCTGCCSLEMAAAMGPRYDWERYGYMPTPTPRQADVLMITGLVSKKILPALLRTYAQMPEPKYVVALGACSFDGGPYNDSLSVIKNPTEILPADVFIAGCPPKPEAIIEGLEQIKQKIKNGEPSAASQGGLWKEMEF from the coding sequence ATGCTGAAAATTCTTGATTTTTTCGACTATGCCAAGAGCGAGAGTCTCTGGATGGCACACTTCTGTACCGGGTGTTGTTCACTGGAGATGGCAGCTGCTATGGGACCGCGTTACGACTGGGAGCGTTACGGCTATATGCCTACACCCACACCCAGACAGGCGGATGTGCTGATGATCACTGGACTGGTGAGTAAGAAGATCCTGCCTGCACTGCTGAGAACCTATGCCCAGATGCCCGAACCCAAATATGTGGTCGCACTGGGTGCCTGTTCGTTTGACGGCGGTCCCTATAATGATTCGCTCTCTGTCATTAAGAACCCCACAGAGATCCTTCCTGCCGATGTCTTCATTGCGGGATGTCCTCCCAAACCTGAGGCGATCATCGAGGGGTTGGAGCAGATCAAGCAGAAGATCAAAAACGGAGAACCCAGTGCTGCAAGCCAGGGCGGGCTCTGGAAAGAGATGGAGTTTTAA
- a CDS encoding NADH-quinone oxidoreductase subunit C, with translation MDTLELLLRAFDMQYVEKYKPLWLKAKLKNSDDLERMAKALKEVGIKTLSTVSPTDFPNEDRIEMNYFFEDLQSKHNVWLKCDIPREVELCRVASLTPLFPSANWHEREAFSMFGVTFTGHPDLRPIIVSEDFVGKAPFRRDFDWDAHEKDVVKHVQTIVDAFKKEQATNEINLDTDSSETVLNWGPTHPASGPIRLRIHTDGEEIIHIDPDIGYVWRALEHLVTKKDFVGAIVAVERLCFMDNINSMVGYSMAVEEIAGTEITEFAKWMRVLLGEVARISSHFMGMGGFFNNLGLHTMGMWNMDMREYFLDFLESYSGARIATAAIEPGGVRYGLDMTMLDELQKALEKFDAGIDDVEMIFEKNPTMRIRAREVGVLSAEDIHTYGLSGIVARASGVKTDIRLDEPYAAYDQVEMEYITTEDGTAADRFTMLFRELKQSVNILKQAKKRIEEGVASGEFNPTKDHMVKVPKKLPAGESLSRVEWARGEVLMHLVTEDKAKSPYRLKMRAPSFNHTMMLNKLLEGKTLSDVPLVFGSLYVCQGDLDR, from the coding sequence ATGGATACACTCGAACTACTGCTCAGAGCGTTCGATATGCAATATGTCGAAAAATACAAACCGCTCTGGCTCAAAGCAAAACTGAAGAACAGTGATGACCTGGAAAGAATGGCCAAAGCATTGAAGGAGGTAGGGATTAAGACGCTTAGTACGGTCTCTCCTACCGATTTTCCCAATGAAGATCGCATAGAGATGAATTACTTTTTTGAGGATTTGCAGAGCAAACACAATGTCTGGCTCAAATGTGACATCCCCAGGGAGGTTGAACTATGCCGGGTCGCATCACTGACACCGCTTTTCCCCTCTGCCAACTGGCATGAACGGGAAGCTTTCTCCATGTTCGGTGTGACTTTTACCGGGCATCCCGACCTGCGACCCATCATTGTTTCGGAAGACTTTGTAGGCAAAGCGCCTTTCAGAAGGGATTTTGACTGGGATGCCCATGAGAAGGATGTGGTCAAGCATGTGCAGACGATCGTCGATGCCTTCAAGAAAGAGCAGGCGACCAATGAGATCAATCTTGACACGGATAGTTCGGAGACGGTACTCAACTGGGGACCGACACATCCTGCAAGCGGTCCGATACGGCTGCGTATCCATACCGACGGTGAGGAGATCATCCATATCGATCCCGATATAGGGTATGTCTGGCGGGCACTGGAGCATCTGGTGACCAAGAAGGATTTTGTCGGAGCTATTGTGGCTGTGGAGCGTCTCTGTTTCATGGATAACATCAACTCCATGGTCGGCTACTCCATGGCAGTAGAGGAGATCGCAGGGACGGAGATCACGGAGTTTGCCAAATGGATGCGTGTACTGCTCGGTGAAGTGGCACGTATCTCTTCACACTTTATGGGGATGGGCGGCTTCTTCAACAATCTGGGGCTGCATACCATGGGGATGTGGAACATGGATATGCGTGAGTATTTCCTTGATTTCCTCGAGTCCTACAGCGGTGCACGTATCGCTACGGCAGCCATTGAACCCGGCGGAGTACGCTACGGGCTCGATATGACAATGCTCGATGAACTGCAGAAGGCACTGGAGAAGTTCGATGCGGGTATTGATGATGTCGAGATGATCTTTGAAAAAAATCCTACCATGCGTATCCGTGCCAGAGAGGTGGGGGTATTGAGTGCGGAAGACATCCATACCTACGGGCTTAGCGGCATCGTGGCGCGTGCCAGCGGCGTCAAGACCGATATCCGTCTGGATGAGCCCTATGCGGCATATGACCAGGTGGAGATGGAGTACATTACGACAGAAGACGGTACAGCGGCAGACCGCTTTACAATGCTCTTTAGAGAGCTGAAACAGTCGGTGAATATACTCAAGCAGGCGAAGAAGCGGATCGAAGAGGGTGTGGCATCGGGTGAGTTCAACCCTACCAAGGACCATATGGTCAAAGTTCCCAAAAAACTGCCTGCGGGCGAATCGCTCAGTCGTGTCGAGTGGGCAAGGGGAGAGGTGCTGATGCACCTTGTAACAGAAGATAAGGCAAAATCTCCCTACCGGCTCAAAATGCGTGCACCGAGTTTCAACCATACAATGATGCTCAACAAACTGTTGGAGGGCAAGACCCTCTCGGATGTTCCTTTGGTCTTCGGCAGTCTCTATGTCTGCCAGGGCGACCTGGACCGATAG
- a CDS encoding complex I subunit 1/NuoH family protein: METLFQAFVFPGLLYVLLWTVGLFWFFRKFMAPLHKRVGPYFNGPHGSYQTLFDLSKLLTKESITPKGVNPYLFSIMPLLAVITAMLPAAFIPWTANTTVVHTEYGLLALIVLIGIEPFLLFLTGFGSDNKYSFLGGIRVLSQAISMETAFFLAALSPALLFGTLNLEVIVEKSSWFSFAVLIPGFILYFIALLGLLEQPPFNIPDAEQEIVYGFYTEYSGTNYFMLKLAEFVEFMAVFAGVATLFMGAYKGIFWDGYSWFFLKMMLVAVVMMTIRAATPRITLKQMLRFSWRYLVPISLLNVAWVMLAKNLFFAGV, from the coding sequence ATGGAAACACTCTTTCAGGCATTTGTCTTTCCCGGACTGCTCTATGTGCTGCTTTGGACGGTTGGGCTCTTCTGGTTCTTTCGAAAGTTCATGGCACCTCTGCACAAGAGGGTAGGACCTTACTTCAACGGGCCGCATGGCAGCTACCAGACACTTTTCGATTTGAGCAAGCTCTTGACCAAAGAGAGCATTACACCCAAAGGGGTCAACCCCTATCTCTTTTCGATCATGCCGCTTCTGGCTGTCATCACAGCCATGCTTCCCGCAGCCTTCATCCCCTGGACGGCAAATACGACGGTCGTGCATACGGAGTATGGACTGCTGGCACTCATTGTGCTGATAGGTATCGAACCCTTCCTGCTCTTTTTGACCGGTTTTGGTTCGGACAACAAGTACTCGTTCCTTGGCGGTATCAGGGTACTCTCCCAGGCGATCTCGATGGAGACGGCGTTCTTCCTTGCAGCACTCTCCCCGGCACTGCTCTTTGGTACCCTCAATCTGGAAGTGATCGTCGAGAAGAGCAGCTGGTTCAGTTTTGCAGTGTTGATCCCTGGGTTCATTCTCTACTTCATCGCACTGCTTGGATTGCTTGAACAACCTCCTTTCAACATACCTGATGCGGAACAGGAGATCGTTTACGGTTTCTATACCGAATACAGCGGAACCAACTACTTTATGCTCAAACTGGCAGAGTTCGTGGAGTTCATGGCGGTCTTTGCCGGTGTGGCAACCCTCTTCATGGGTGCCTACAAGGGGATCTTTTGGGATGGCTACAGCTGGTTCTTCCTCAAGATGATGCTGGTCGCTGTGGTCATGATGACGATACGTGCGGCCACTCCGCGTATCACGCTCAAACAGATGCTGCGCTTCTCATGGCGCTATCTGGTGCCGATCTCTCTGCTTAACGTTGCCTGGGTGATGTTGGCCAAAAACCTCTTTTTTGCAGGAGTCTAA
- a CDS encoding 4Fe-4S binding protein — MLLIDIMKKVLRVSKALMVKSPAQVDVRYQAMHNPERYRGEHRIDYETCIGCDSCNKICPTHAITMKKLPFKKQNIVPEVNLSVCIFCGLCEDVCPTKPEKSIVLSGGRYDMLSGGWHEDQNDFWVHVDIPQSYIDSRLEEEEAVRVKKELAAKKKAAEAKAKAEAEAKGETLEEAEAKKPASDGTPDFTAGGES, encoded by the coding sequence ATGCTGCTCATCGATATTATGAAAAAAGTGCTCAGGGTCTCTAAAGCCTTGATGGTCAAGAGTCCTGCACAGGTTGATGTCCGCTATCAGGCGATGCACAATCCGGAACGCTACAGAGGAGAACACCGCATAGACTATGAGACCTGCATCGGCTGTGACTCATGCAACAAGATCTGTCCGACCCATGCCATTACGATGAAAAAACTGCCTTTTAAAAAGCAGAATATCGTCCCTGAAGTAAACCTCTCTGTCTGTATCTTCTGCGGACTGTGTGAAGATGTCTGCCCGACCAAACCGGAGAAGTCCATTGTGCTCAGCGGTGGCCGTTACGATATGCTCAGCGGTGGCTGGCACGAGGATCAGAACGACTTCTGGGTCCATGTGGATATTCCGCAAAGCTATATTGACAGCCGTCTGGAAGAGGAAGAGGCCGTCAGGGTCAAAAAAGAGCTGGCAGCCAAGAAGAAAGCGGCAGAAGCCAAAGCGAAAGCCGAGGCGGAAGCAAAGGGTGAAACCCTTGAAGAGGCAGAGGCAAAAAAGCCGGCTTCCGACGGTACACCCGATTTTACAGCAGGAGGAGAATCATGA